In one window of Nocardia brasiliensis DNA:
- a CDS encoding MlaE family ABC transporter permease yields the protein MNEVLAVPLRAVGGFFELTAEVARASVRRPFQWREFIDQSWFIARVSIVPTLLVAIPFTVLVSFTLNILLREIGAADLSGAGAAFGAVTQVGPIVTVLIVAGAGATAICADLGARTIREEIDAMRVLGIDPVQRLVVPRVLASMFVALMLNSLVCTIGIVGGFLFSVYLQDVNPGAFVNGITLLTHLPELIISEVKAGLFGLIAGLVACYLGLNVKGGPKSVGDAVNQTVVFAFMALFVVNVVVTAVGIKFTAR from the coding sequence ATGAACGAGGTCCTTGCCGTGCCATTGCGGGCGGTGGGCGGGTTCTTCGAACTGACGGCCGAAGTCGCTCGAGCGAGTGTGCGCAGGCCATTTCAATGGCGCGAGTTCATCGACCAGTCCTGGTTCATCGCGCGCGTCTCGATCGTGCCGACACTGTTGGTCGCGATTCCATTCACCGTTTTGGTGAGCTTCACGCTGAACATCCTGTTGCGCGAGATCGGCGCGGCCGACCTCAGCGGCGCGGGCGCGGCATTCGGTGCGGTGACCCAGGTCGGCCCGATCGTCACGGTGCTGATCGTGGCCGGCGCCGGCGCCACCGCGATCTGCGCCGACCTGGGCGCCCGCACGATTCGCGAGGAAATCGACGCGATGCGGGTGCTCGGGATCGACCCGGTGCAGCGGCTGGTGGTGCCGCGGGTGCTCGCCTCGATGTTCGTCGCGTTGATGCTCAACAGCCTGGTCTGCACGATCGGTATCGTCGGCGGATTTCTCTTCTCCGTCTATTTGCAGGACGTGAACCCCGGCGCCTTCGTCAACGGCATCACGCTGCTGACCCATTTGCCCGAATTGATCATCTCGGAGGTGAAGGCCGGATTGTTCGGGCTGATCGCCGGGCTGGTCGCCTGTTATCTGGGTCTGAATGTCAAAGGTGGTCCCAAGAGTGTCGGTGATGCGGTGAATCAGACCGTCGTCTTCGCCTTTATGGCTTTGTTCGTCGTGAACGTGGTGGTCACCGCGGTAGGCATCAAGTTCACGGCGCGGTGA
- a CDS encoding MCE family protein, whose product MADSTKLRNALGLKLAGAAMVLAMVAIVAIALLMFVGGFTPTATVLVDAPRSGLVLDPDAKVKVRGVEIGRVVAIDQTAAGATLKLALDPDQLKLVPDNAGVDIRSTTVFGAKYVNFTVPEQPSATPLRPGARVRVEHVTVEFNTLFQHLSDVLAKVEPEKLNATLSALGTALQGRGEKLGDLLARSDAYLRDINPYLPTLQQDLAQTGQVTDLYADTVPDLLRTVDNATVTSRALVDEQQSLDEVLANLIGLADTTGSVLKENEGNLGTALDLLRPTTRLLFEYNPALGCIINGLGPMMPLAERVFGGVLPGIGMNTNFMFGAKPYTYPDDLPKVNATGGPHCEGVVDRVPGSHADYVVTDTNQGAPYVPNTGFVKPNEAPRVFQLLFAGLPGVDRL is encoded by the coding sequence ATGGCGGATTCGACAAAACTGCGAAACGCGCTCGGCCTCAAGCTCGCCGGCGCCGCGATGGTGCTGGCGATGGTGGCGATCGTCGCGATCGCGCTGCTGATGTTCGTCGGCGGGTTCACCCCGACGGCCACCGTCCTGGTCGACGCGCCGCGCAGCGGCCTGGTGCTGGACCCGGACGCCAAGGTGAAAGTGCGCGGGGTCGAGATCGGCCGGGTGGTCGCGATCGACCAGACCGCCGCGGGCGCGACGCTGAAACTGGCGCTCGATCCCGATCAGCTGAAGCTGGTGCCGGACAACGCGGGCGTCGACATCCGCTCCACCACCGTGTTCGGCGCGAAGTACGTGAATTTCACGGTGCCCGAACAGCCTTCGGCGACGCCGCTGCGGCCCGGCGCGCGCGTGCGCGTCGAGCACGTGACCGTGGAGTTCAACACGCTGTTCCAGCACCTGTCCGACGTGCTGGCCAAGGTCGAGCCGGAGAAGCTGAACGCGACGCTGTCCGCGCTCGGCACCGCGCTGCAGGGCCGGGGCGAGAAGCTCGGCGACTTGCTCGCCCGCAGTGACGCCTACCTGCGCGACATCAACCCGTATCTGCCCACCCTGCAACAGGATCTGGCGCAGACCGGTCAGGTCACCGACCTGTACGCGGACACGGTGCCGGATCTGCTGCGCACGGTCGACAACGCCACCGTCACCAGCCGAGCGCTGGTCGACGAGCAGCAGAGCCTGGACGAGGTGCTGGCCAACCTGATCGGTCTGGCCGACACCACAGGGTCGGTGCTGAAGGAGAACGAGGGCAATCTCGGTACCGCACTGGATCTGCTGCGGCCGACCACTCGATTGCTCTTCGAGTACAACCCCGCCCTCGGCTGCATCATCAATGGGCTCGGCCCGATGATGCCGTTGGCGGAGAGGGTGTTCGGCGGCGTGCTGCCCGGCATCGGCATGAACACCAACTTCATGTTCGGCGCCAAGCCCTACACCTATCCGGACGATCTGCCGAAGGTGAACGCGACCGGCGGCCCGCACTGCGAAGGCGTAGTCGACCGGGTGCCGGGCAGCCACGCGGACTACGTCGTCACCGACACGAATCAGGGAGCTCCGTACGTGCCGAACACGGGTTTCGTGAAGCCCAACGAGGCGCCGCGGGTGTTCCAGCTGCTGTTCGCCGGGTTACCGGGGGTGGACCGGCTGTGA
- a CDS encoding MCE family protein → MRRPRRMITLVLGLAVALGVSGCEWDGLNSLPMPGTEGTMDGAYQVRIQMPNVTTLTRNSPVRVDDVTVGTVSNIEVEGWHALVTVTLNPDVRLPANAVAKIGQTSLLGSNHIELAAPTDTAAQGTLKGGDVIPLDRAGAYPTTEQVLSSLSVVLNGGGISQLETITRELNSALSGRENDIRDLLPQLNTLTTGLDRQRNDIIAAMSGLDRLGGQLAAQRDLVARAIERIHPALTVLADRTANIAAAVAALGDLSDVTDRIIATSGDNLKANLRSLAPVLETLADTGVNLVEALKIIPTFPFPMKNLDKAIKGDYLNLFITVDLTGKRLDNNWLIGTPLGGRFGGVEGVVGSFAPDTATQGANPALGPLTPPPADGQPAPALPGLPPIPGLPAIPGLTVPLPGNTAPQGGPGR, encoded by the coding sequence ATGAGAAGACCTCGCCGGATGATCACACTCGTGCTCGGCCTCGCGGTGGCACTGGGTGTTTCGGGATGTGAGTGGGACGGATTGAACTCGCTGCCGATGCCGGGCACCGAGGGCACCATGGACGGCGCGTACCAGGTGCGCATCCAGATGCCGAATGTCACGACGCTGACCCGCAATTCGCCGGTGCGCGTCGACGACGTCACGGTCGGAACGGTGTCGAACATCGAGGTGGAGGGCTGGCACGCGCTGGTCACCGTCACGCTCAATCCCGATGTGCGACTACCCGCCAACGCGGTCGCGAAGATCGGCCAGACCAGCCTGCTCGGCAGCAACCACATCGAGTTGGCCGCACCCACCGACACCGCGGCGCAGGGCACGCTGAAAGGCGGCGACGTGATCCCGCTGGATCGGGCCGGTGCCTACCCGACCACCGAGCAGGTGCTCTCCTCGCTGTCGGTGGTGCTCAACGGCGGCGGCATCTCGCAGTTGGAAACGATTACCCGCGAACTGAATTCCGCGCTGAGCGGGCGCGAGAACGACATCCGCGACCTGCTGCCGCAACTGAACACGCTGACCACCGGACTGGACAGGCAGCGCAACGACATCATCGCCGCGATGAGCGGGCTGGATCGGCTCGGCGGTCAGCTTGCCGCGCAGCGCGACCTGGTGGCCAGGGCCATCGAGCGGATCCATCCCGCGCTCACCGTGCTCGCCGACCGCACCGCGAACATCGCCGCCGCCGTCGCGGCCCTCGGCGACCTCAGCGACGTCACCGATCGCATCATCGCCACCAGCGGCGACAACCTGAAGGCCAACCTGCGCAGTCTGGCGCCGGTGCTCGAGACGCTGGCCGATACCGGAGTCAACCTGGTCGAGGCGTTGAAGATCATCCCCACCTTCCCGTTCCCGATGAAGAACCTGGACAAGGCGATCAAGGGCGACTACTTGAACCTGTTCATCACGGTGGACCTGACGGGGAAGCGGTTGGACAACAACTGGCTGATCGGCACGCCGCTCGGCGGCCGCTTCGGCGGCGTCGAGGGCGTGGTCGGCAGCTTCGCCCCCGACACCGCGACCCAGGGCGCCAATCCGGCGCTCGGGCCGCTGACGCCGCCGCCCGCCGACGGGCAGCCCGCGCCCGCGCTGCCCGGCCTGCCGCCCATTCCCGGTCTGCCCGCCATTCCCGGACTGACCGTGCCGCTGCCGGGAAACACCGCACCGCAAGGGGGTCCGGGCCGATGA
- a CDS encoding MCE family protein, with product MTLTRFVRAQLTIFAILTVIGLVVMGGVYVKVPAMLGIGRYDVVVQLAATGGLYPTANVAYRGTNVGVVREVRLTSSGVDAHLSIDSDYKVPADVNAWVRSVSAIGEQYVDLIPPDKPVGGNLADGAVIPVGRTKLPQDVGTLLDQSDRLLSSVADTRLRQVIDEAFKAFNGAGPDLQRFIDSASLLVQEAQNNAEPTKKLLDQIGPLLDTQIQSDAAIRSWTSDLATVTDQLRAHDVSLRNVLHEGPSAMQRVNAQFESLRPTLPLLLNNLVSVGQVGVTYHAGLEQLLVVFPPLIAALKTIIRGPAEYGAMVDFMAVINDPPACTTGFLPANERRSPSELDSIPSPPGLYCKVPQDSPIAVRGIRNTPCAEFPGVRAPTPELCRTGFVPEGNNPPFGPSQPVAPAAAPPAPEPGQTAPAAYGIGTPAAARSYDPSTGQYIGPDGRTYRQGDIGPSGSGTVPSSWQAMLEEQQQ from the coding sequence ATGACGCTGACCCGATTCGTCCGCGCCCAGCTGACGATCTTCGCCATCCTGACGGTGATCGGCCTGGTGGTGATGGGCGGGGTGTATGTGAAGGTGCCCGCGATGCTCGGCATCGGCCGCTACGACGTCGTCGTGCAGCTGGCGGCGACCGGCGGGCTCTACCCGACCGCCAACGTGGCCTATCGCGGCACGAATGTCGGTGTGGTGCGCGAGGTTCGGCTGACCTCGAGCGGCGTCGATGCGCACCTGTCCATCGACAGCGACTACAAGGTGCCCGCCGACGTGAACGCCTGGGTGCGCAGCGTCTCGGCGATCGGTGAGCAGTACGTCGACCTGATCCCGCCGGACAAGCCGGTCGGCGGAAACCTGGCCGACGGCGCGGTGATCCCGGTCGGCCGGACCAAGCTGCCGCAGGACGTCGGCACCCTGCTCGACCAGTCCGACCGGCTGCTGTCCAGCGTGGCCGACACCCGGCTGCGACAGGTGATCGACGAGGCGTTCAAGGCGTTCAACGGGGCCGGTCCGGATCTGCAGCGATTCATCGACTCGGCCTCGCTGCTGGTGCAGGAGGCGCAGAACAACGCGGAGCCGACGAAGAAGCTGCTCGACCAGATCGGCCCGCTGCTGGACACCCAGATCCAGTCCGACGCGGCCATCCGATCCTGGACCAGCGACCTCGCCACGGTGACCGATCAGCTGCGCGCGCACGATGTTTCGCTGCGCAACGTGCTGCACGAGGGGCCATCGGCCATGCAGCGGGTGAACGCGCAGTTCGAATCGCTGCGCCCCACCCTGCCGCTGCTGCTGAACAACCTGGTCAGCGTCGGACAGGTCGGCGTCACGTATCACGCTGGGCTGGAACAACTCCTGGTGGTGTTCCCGCCCCTGATCGCGGCGCTGAAGACGATCATCCGCGGGCCCGCCGAATACGGCGCGATGGTCGACTTCATGGCCGTGATCAACGATCCGCCCGCGTGCACGACCGGCTTCCTGCCCGCGAACGAGCGGCGCTCGCCGAGCGAGCTGGACTCGATCCCGTCGCCACCGGGCCTGTATTGCAAAGTGCCGCAGGACTCGCCGATCGCGGTGCGCGGTATCCGCAACACCCCGTGCGCCGAGTTCCCCGGTGTGCGCGCGCCTACGCCGGAGCTGTGCCGGACCGGATTCGTCCCGGAGGGCAACAACCCGCCGTTCGGCCCGTCCCAGCCGGTGGCGCCCGCCGCCGCGCCGCCCGCGCCGGAGCCGGGGCAGACCGCGCCCGCCGCGTACGGCATCGGCACCCCCGCGGCCGCGAGATCCTATGACCCGTCCACCGGGCAGTACATCGGCCCGGATGGACGCACGTACCGGCAAGGCGATATCGGACCGAGCGGTTCGGGCACGGTACCGTCGAGCTGGCAGGCGATGCTCGAGGAGCAGCAACAATGA
- a CDS encoding MCE family protein produces MRNTATTVKLAIFTLVMALVFAGLTVVFSQMRFAREYGYHAVFTSSSGMLPGAKVRIAGVPVGSVSSVQVGKDNLAHVEFDVDRKYRLLTSTRATIRYENLVGDRYLELLEGPGTTDVLRDGGTIGTDRTAPALDLDMLLGGFRPLLRGLDPAQVNDLTSALLQIFQGQGGTLVSLLNSGGDFAKTLADRDELIGNVINNLNTVLRTIDERGDQFATTLDELQRLVSGLAAERDPIGDALPRIAGATRDLTGLLEQARPDLRATIEQTGRLAGNLDDGSDTIQWVLDRLPDTYKKLIRIGAYGSFLQLYVCGTNLLVDGPDGQPLQVNLPGKQTTGRCAPE; encoded by the coding sequence GTGAGGAACACCGCGACGACCGTCAAACTGGCCATCTTCACGTTGGTGATGGCACTGGTTTTCGCCGGGCTGACCGTGGTGTTCAGCCAGATGCGGTTCGCAAGGGAGTACGGCTACCACGCCGTGTTCACCAGCTCCTCGGGAATGCTGCCCGGTGCCAAGGTGCGCATCGCCGGGGTGCCGGTCGGCTCGGTCTCCTCGGTGCAGGTCGGCAAGGACAACCTGGCGCACGTCGAGTTCGATGTCGACCGCAAGTACCGCCTGCTCACCAGCACCCGGGCCACCATCCGCTACGAAAACCTGGTCGGTGACCGGTATCTGGAGTTGCTGGAGGGCCCCGGTACGACCGATGTGCTGCGCGACGGCGGCACCATCGGCACGGACCGGACGGCGCCCGCGCTCGATCTGGACATGCTGCTCGGCGGGTTCCGCCCGCTGCTGCGCGGCCTCGATCCCGCGCAGGTGAACGACCTGACCAGCGCGCTGTTGCAGATCTTCCAGGGGCAGGGCGGCACGCTGGTGTCGCTGCTGAACAGCGGCGGCGACTTCGCCAAGACCCTGGCCGATCGGGACGAGCTGATCGGCAACGTGATCAACAACCTCAACACGGTGCTGCGAACCATCGATGAGCGCGGCGATCAGTTCGCCACCACGCTCGACGAATTGCAGCGTCTGGTCAGCGGTTTGGCCGCCGAGCGCGATCCGATCGGCGACGCGCTGCCCCGGATCGCCGGGGCCACCAGGGATCTCACCGGTCTGCTCGAGCAGGCCCGGCCGGATCTGCGCGCCACCATCGAGCAGACCGGGCGCCTGGCAGGCAATCTCGACGACGGCTCCGACACCATCCAGTGGGTGCTCGACCGGTTGCCCGACACCTACAAGAAGCTGATCCGCATCGGCGCCTACGGTTCGTTCCTGCAGCTCTACGTGTGCGGGACCAACCTGCTCGTGGACGGGCCCGACGGGCAGCCGCTCCAGGTGAACCTGCCGGGCAAGCAGACGACCGGAAGGTGCGCGCCGGAATGA
- a CDS encoding 3-oxoacyl-ACP reductase, whose translation MDDVDVSLAGRVAIVTGAGAGLGRAEALALAGAGASVVINDLAESDAVADTMSELRALGAKAEFVAGSIAERATADALIRTADEAFGGVDIVVNNAGITKDRMLFNMSDEDFDAVVAVHLRGHFLLSRNAAAYWRGKSKAAGAPVYGRLINTSSEAGLLGPEGQANYGAAKAGITALTLSAARALSRFGVRANAIAPRARTAMTEAVFTAAPEGAVDPLSPDHVARLVAYLASPAADAVNGQLFVVYGAMVALMAAPVVEQRFDAADGQWSLGDLATTLAGYFAERPAGQSFSASALLDLG comes from the coding sequence GTGGACGATGTAGATGTGAGCCTGGCCGGACGAGTGGCGATCGTGACCGGAGCGGGTGCCGGGCTGGGGCGGGCGGAGGCGCTCGCGCTGGCCGGCGCCGGAGCCTCGGTGGTGATCAACGACCTGGCCGAGTCGGATGCGGTGGCCGACACCATGTCCGAGCTGCGCGCGCTCGGCGCCAAGGCGGAATTCGTCGCGGGCAGCATCGCCGAGCGGGCGACCGCGGACGCGCTGATCCGCACCGCCGACGAGGCGTTCGGCGGGGTGGACATCGTGGTGAACAACGCCGGTATCACCAAGGACCGAATGCTGTTCAACATGTCCGACGAGGACTTCGACGCGGTCGTCGCGGTGCACCTGCGCGGCCATTTTCTGTTGTCCCGCAACGCCGCGGCCTATTGGCGCGGCAAGTCCAAGGCGGCGGGCGCGCCGGTCTACGGCAGGCTGATCAACACTTCGTCCGAGGCGGGGTTGCTCGGGCCGGAGGGTCAGGCCAACTACGGTGCCGCAAAGGCCGGCATCACCGCGTTGACGCTGTCGGCGGCGCGGGCGCTGTCGCGCTTCGGGGTGCGCGCCAACGCGATCGCGCCGCGGGCGCGGACCGCGATGACCGAAGCGGTGTTCACCGCGGCGCCCGAGGGCGCGGTCGATCCGCTCTCGCCCGATCATGTGGCCCGGCTCGTCGCCTATCTCGCGTCGCCGGCCGCCGACGCGGTGAACGGACAGCTGTTCGTGGTCTACGGCGCGATGGTCGCGCTGATGGCCGCGCCGGTCGTCGAGCAGCGCTTCGACGCCGCCGACGGGCAGTGGTCGCTCGGTGATCTCGCGACCACCCTGGCCGGCTATTTCGCCGAACGTCCTGCCGGGCAGAGCTTCTCGGCCTCGGCGCTACTCGATCTCGGCTGA
- a CDS encoding h domain protein, whose protein sequence is MSMRGKILLIGSALIAVVALIVLGVNGFRIWNDDQAERAREDAVAAADRSVSAMFTYDYQTVDKELPKAADNLSPKFRDDYLKLITQAIAPGAKEKQLTVHATTQAAGVVSADRSEVVVLLFLNQVTTSKDSPQGTTTGSRVKATVQKNGDRWLVDQVTPV, encoded by the coding sequence ATGAGTATGCGTGGCAAGATCCTGCTGATCGGATCCGCTCTGATCGCCGTCGTGGCACTGATCGTGCTCGGCGTCAACGGATTCCGGATCTGGAACGACGACCAGGCGGAGCGGGCGCGCGAGGACGCGGTCGCCGCCGCCGATCGATCGGTGTCGGCGATGTTCACCTACGACTATCAAACGGTGGACAAGGAGCTGCCCAAGGCGGCCGACAATCTCTCGCCGAAGTTCCGCGACGACTATCTGAAGCTGATCACCCAGGCGATCGCTCCCGGCGCCAAGGAGAAGCAGCTCACGGTGCACGCCACCACGCAGGCGGCCGGCGTCGTCTCGGCGGACAGGTCCGAGGTGGTCGTGCTGCTGTTCCTCAATCAGGTGACCACCAGCAAGGATTCGCCGCAGGGCACGACCACCGGTAGCCGGGTCAAGGCGACGGTGCAGAAGAACGGCGACCGCTGGCTGGTCGACCAGGTCACGCCGGTCTGA
- a CDS encoding MCE family protein translates to MNEQRSRVVTIGIVGLVVAVCVALSVLQFDRLPFIRGGATYTAYFTDAGGLLPGDPVQVAGVRTGRVDGVALDGAKVLVRFTLDESIVLGEKTSAAIKTNTVLGRKSLELTPAGAGSLRRDDTIPLDRTTSPYSLNDALGDLGRTVRGLDMDRVDKTLDTLSATFADTPAPLRAALDGVTALSRSINARDQALSDLLVRAQSVTKILSDRSDQINALLLDGNNLLGELDRRRGAIAQLIVYVNEVAKQLSGLVNDNEAQLKPALDKLNSVLALLQRNRQNLSDALDSLGPYAAALGEQVGNGPWFNAYVVNATSTELQPLVDALVWPEHLPEDLRNIFTHPAPPSIGPAIQEPPR, encoded by the coding sequence ATGAACGAGCAGCGATCCCGTGTCGTCACCATCGGCATCGTCGGTCTGGTGGTCGCGGTGTGTGTGGCCCTGTCGGTACTGCAGTTCGACCGGCTGCCGTTCATTCGCGGCGGCGCGACCTACACCGCGTACTTCACCGACGCGGGCGGGCTCCTGCCGGGCGACCCGGTGCAGGTGGCGGGCGTGCGCACCGGCCGGGTCGACGGCGTGGCGCTCGACGGCGCGAAGGTGCTGGTCCGTTTCACCCTCGACGAGTCGATCGTGCTGGGGGAGAAGACTTCCGCGGCGATCAAGACCAACACGGTGCTCGGCCGCAAGTCGCTGGAGTTGACGCCGGCGGGCGCGGGCTCGCTGCGCCGCGACGACACGATTCCGTTGGACCGCACCACGTCGCCGTACTCGCTCAACGACGCACTCGGCGACCTCGGCCGCACCGTGCGGGGCCTGGACATGGACCGGGTGGACAAGACCCTGGACACGCTCTCGGCCACCTTCGCCGACACCCCGGCTCCGCTGCGCGCGGCGCTGGACGGCGTTACGGCGTTGTCGCGCAGCATCAATGCCCGTGACCAGGCGCTGTCGGACCTGCTGGTGCGGGCGCAGAGCGTGACCAAGATCCTGTCCGACCGCAGCGATCAGATCAACGCGCTGCTGCTGGACGGCAACAACCTGCTCGGCGAGCTGGACCGGCGCCGCGGTGCGATCGCACAGCTCATCGTCTACGTGAACGAGGTGGCCAAGCAGCTGTCCGGGCTGGTGAACGACAACGAGGCGCAGCTGAAACCGGCACTGGACAAGCTGAATTCGGTGCTCGCCCTGTTGCAGCGCAACCGGCAGAACCTGTCTGACGCCCTGGACAGCCTCGGCCCCTACGCCGCGGCGCTCGGTGAGCAGGTCGGCAACGGGCCGTGGTTCAACGCCTACGTCGTCAACGCCACCAGTACCGAATTGCAGCCGCTGGTGGACGCGCTGGTCTGGCCGGAACACCTGCCCGAGGATCTGCGCAACATCTTCACCCACCCGGCACCGCCCTCGATCGGCCCGGCGATTCAGGAGCCACCGCGATGA
- a CDS encoding MlaE family ABC transporter permease produces MAFVIESRFPRTVRRVRRMSDSLDSVGKQAVFYAQALGAIPRALTHYRTETIRLIAEISMGSGALAVIGGTVVIVGFLTLFAGGTIAVQGYSSLGNIGVEALTGFFAAFINVRIAAPVISGIGLAATIGAGSTAQLGAMRVAEEIDALESMAIRPVPYLVGTRVLAGMIAIVPLYALAVIASFLASRFATVVIYGQSAGVYDHYFSTFLIPSDILWSFAQAIFMALAVMLIHTYYGYNAAGGPVGVGVAVGNAVRTSLVAVVTVTLLISLAIYGTSGNFHLSG; encoded by the coding sequence ATGGCCTTCGTGATCGAGTCCCGCTTCCCGCGTACCGTTCGACGGGTGCGTCGGATGTCGGACTCGCTCGATTCTGTCGGAAAACAGGCTGTGTTCTACGCGCAGGCGCTGGGGGCAATTCCGCGCGCGCTCACGCACTATCGCACCGAGACCATTCGGCTGATCGCCGAAATCAGTATGGGCAGCGGAGCTTTGGCGGTGATCGGCGGCACCGTGGTGATCGTCGGGTTCCTCACCCTGTTCGCCGGCGGCACCATCGCGGTGCAGGGCTACAGCTCGCTCGGCAACATCGGCGTCGAGGCGCTCACCGGATTCTTCGCGGCCTTCATCAACGTCCGCATCGCCGCGCCCGTGATCTCCGGCATCGGGCTGGCCGCCACCATCGGCGCGGGCTCGACCGCGCAGCTGGGCGCGATGCGGGTGGCCGAGGAGATCGACGCGCTCGAGTCCATGGCGATCCGGCCGGTGCCGTACCTGGTCGGCACGCGGGTGCTGGCCGGGATGATCGCGATCGTGCCGCTGTACGCGCTCGCGGTGATCGCGTCGTTCCTGGCCAGCCGGTTCGCCACCGTGGTCATCTACGGGCAGTCGGCGGGCGTGTACGACCACTACTTCTCCACCTTCCTGATCCCGAGCGACATCCTCTGGTCGTTCGCGCAGGCGATCTTCATGGCGCTCGCGGTCATGCTCATCCATACCTACTACGGCTACAACGCCGCGGGCGGCCCGGTCGGGGTCGGCGTCGCGGTCGGTAATGCGGTGCGGACCTCACTGGTCGCGGTGGTCACGGTGACGCTGTTGATCTCGTTGGCCATCTATGGCACCTCCGGCAACTTCCACCTCTCCGGATAG
- a CDS encoding MCE family protein produces the protein MKLLDSAKKVPRWALAVAAAVVVALVALGAYTGLTRIGTTSITAYFPSTSGLYQGDEVRVLGVRVGRIDAIEPGKDQVKVRLTIDRGIDLPADARAVIISPSLVSARFIQLAPAYTGGPKMADGARIPIEHTAVPVEWDDIKAELSKLATTLGPVGDDSQGSFGRFVNTAADNLDGNGQKLRDTLRELSATLNTLSDGRTDLFGTIRNLQKFVDVLSASNEQIVQFGGRLASVSSVLAGASTELGAGLDNLDTALADVKRFLEGSGAELTEGVQRLADVTQILVDKRPELERVLHSGPTALVNFYQIYKPAQGTLTGAVALNNPADPLGFLCGSVRALEHNDSDRSADLCAQYLAPVISSLAMNYAPILLNPATGVHAFPEQLKFSPPSLAGEAPAPGPPPITVPDGIAGLAIPGGGR, from the coding sequence ATGAAACTGCTGGACAGCGCGAAGAAGGTGCCCCGCTGGGCGCTGGCGGTTGCGGCGGCCGTGGTGGTCGCGCTCGTGGCGCTCGGCGCGTACACCGGCCTCACCCGGATCGGCACGACCAGCATCACCGCGTATTTCCCGTCGACCTCGGGTCTCTACCAGGGTGACGAGGTCCGGGTGCTCGGGGTCAGGGTCGGCCGGATCGATGCGATCGAGCCGGGCAAAGATCAGGTGAAGGTGCGGTTGACCATCGATCGCGGGATCGACCTGCCCGCCGACGCACGCGCGGTGATCATTTCGCCGTCGCTGGTATCGGCGCGGTTCATCCAGCTGGCACCCGCCTACACCGGCGGCCCGAAAATGGCCGACGGCGCGCGGATTCCGATCGAGCACACCGCGGTGCCGGTGGAGTGGGACGACATCAAGGCCGAACTCTCCAAGCTGGCAACCACTCTGGGGCCGGTCGGGGACGACTCACAGGGCTCGTTCGGGCGCTTCGTCAACACCGCCGCAGACAATCTGGACGGCAACGGGCAGAAGCTGCGCGACACCCTGCGCGAGCTGTCCGCCACGCTGAACACGCTTTCCGACGGCCGCACCGACCTGTTCGGCACCATTCGGAACCTGCAGAAGTTCGTCGATGTGCTCTCGGCGAGCAACGAACAGATCGTGCAGTTCGGCGGCAGGCTGGCCTCGGTCTCCTCGGTGCTGGCCGGCGCGTCCACCGAACTCGGTGCGGGACTGGACAATCTGGATACCGCGCTGGCCGATGTGAAGCGCTTCCTCGAGGGCAGCGGCGCCGAACTCACCGAGGGCGTGCAGCGTCTCGCCGATGTCACGCAGATCCTGGTGGACAAGCGCCCCGAGCTGGAACGGGTATTGCACTCGGGCCCGACGGCGCTGGTGAACTTCTATCAGATCTACAAGCCCGCGCAGGGCACGCTGACCGGCGCGGTGGCACTGAACAATCCCGCCGACCCGCTCGGCTTCCTCTGCGGCTCGGTGCGCGCCCTGGAGCACAACGACTCCGATCGTTCCGCCGACCTGTGCGCGCAATACCTTGCGCCGGTGATCAGCTCGCTGGCCATGAACTACGCGCCGATCCTGCTGAATCCGGCCACCGGCGTGCACGCGTTCCCGGAGCAGCTGAAGTTCAGCCCGCCGAGCTTGGCGGGCGAGGCGCCCGCGCCCGGCCCGCCGCCGATCACCGTGCCGGACGGCATTGCCGGGCTGGCGATTCCGGGAGGAGGACGATGA